From the genome of Nitratidesulfovibrio sp.:
AACCTGACGCGCCTTCTGGGCGACCTGCTGGATCTGGCCAGGGTGGAGTCGGGGCGGCTTACCATCCACGAGGAGCCGTTCGATTTCGCCGGGCTGGCGCAAGAAGTGCTGGCCGTGCTGCGGCCCGAGGCAGACCGCAAGGACATCGTGCTGGAGGCGGCGGTGGACGGCGTGCCGCAGGCCCTGCTGGGCGATCCGCTGCGCATCCGCCAGATGCTGCTGAACATCGTGGGTAATGCGGTGAAATTCACCGACCAGGGAAACGTGCGGTTGCTGGCCCGGTTCAAACCGCCAGCCGCAGGCCCGTCAGGCCCGTCAGGCCCGTCAGGATCGTCGAAATCGGCGGGGCCAGGCGAGCGAGGCGGGCGGGGCACGCTGTGCATCGACGTGGAGGACACCGGCATCGGCATCCCCGGCGGCATGCTGGACACCATCTTCGAGCCGTTCACCCAGGTGGAGGACGCCGTGACGCGCAGGCACGGCGGGGCCGGTCTGGGGCTGTCCATCGTGCGGCGCATGGTGGACCTGATGGAGGGCGAGGTTTCCATGGCGAGTGTGGAGGGGCGCGGCACCACCGTTGCGTTGCGCCTGCCCGTGGCCGAGACGGACCGGGTGCCCGAGATGGAGCAGCCGCGCAACGGGCTGTCCGATGTGTCCGTGCATCAGGGTCGCCTGCTGCTGGCGGAAGACGACCACGTGAACCGACTGACGGTGCTCTGGATGCTGGAGAAGCTGGGCTACGAGGCCGAAGCCGTGGGCGATGGCGCGGCGGCGCTGAAGGCGTTGCGGGAAGGGCGCTTCGACGCGGTGCTCATGGACGTGCAGATGCCGGTCATGGATGGCTTGCAGGCCACGGCGGCCATCCGCAACGCCACGGACCTGCCGGGCGGGCCGAAGGTTCCGGTCATTGCCCTGACCGCCTATGCCATGGAGGGGGATCGCGAACGCCTGCTGGCGGCGGGCATGGACGACTACATCGAAAAGCCGGTGGACGTGCAGGCATTGCGCCGGGTGCTGTCCAGGTTCGTGGGCGTGTTTACGGAGCCCACGGAGCCCCACGACAGGCCCCACGACATGCCCCACGACAGGCCCCACGACAGGCCCAATGACGCGCGCAACGGCCCGCCCGATGCGCCCGAGGGGACAGACGCGCCGGGCAAGCCGTGAATACGGCCACCAGCATCGTCCGAACCGGTGCAAAGGAGTTGGTGCGGCGCCTGCGTCCGGCCTACATGGCCCGGCGCAGGCGCCGTTCCACATGGCGCGCCGCCAGCGAACAGGAAAAGGTCAGCACCAGATACAGGGCCGCCACCGTGAGCCAGATTTCGAAGGTCAGGTAGGTGGCTGCCATCAGCTCCATGCCCTGAAAGGTCAGCTCGCGGATGGAGATCACCGACAGGATGGCCGAATCCTTGATGGTGGAGATGAATTGCCCGGCCAGTGGCGGCACGATGAGCCGGAAGGCCTGCGGCAGGATGACGTGGCGCAGTTGCTGCCGCCGGGTCAGCCCCGTGGAGGCCGATGCCTCCCACTGGCCGCGTCCCACGCCTTCCAGCCCGGCGCGGACGATTTCGGTGATGTAGGCGCCCTCGTACAACCCAAGGACGATGACCCCGGAAAGGAACACCGGCAATTGGCCGGGTGGTGCCAGCAGCAGGGCGGACGCCCGCGCCAGCCAGCCCCATGCGTCCGGGTGCGCAAGGGAGGGCAGCAGGGCCGTGGCGGCGTTTGCCACGGGGGTGAACAGCCCGGCCAGAAGCGGGGCGAATTGCGAACTGACGAAGAAGTGGAAGATGAACACCAGCACCAGCGGCGGCAGGTTGCGCACCCCTTCCACGTAGGTGCGTGCCACCATGCGCCGGAACAGGCGCGGGCTGGCCCGCAGCAGCCCCATGCCCGTGCCGATGCACAGGGCCAGCAGAGTGGACCACAACCCCAGGCGCAGCGTGACCAGCAGCCCCTGGGTCAGCGTGCCCGGTACCCAGCCTCCTGCCGCCCCCTGCTGCGTGTCGTGACGCAGCAGGAACTGCCACACCACCCCCCAGTTCCAGTGATAGTCCAGGCGGTCGGCCGCGTTCCAGAACAGCCATGCCCCGGCGCCCAGCAGCAGGGCCAGCAGGGCCGCGTCCAGCCTTCGGGCCGCCGGGGGGGCCAGAAAGTCCTCCACTGCGGTTGGCGCTTCGAGCGCGGGACCACGCCGCGCGCCATCGTCCTCGCGCCCCCGGTGAGGCGGGTGGGGAGGGAGGGGTGCGCGCGGCGGAAAGGCCGGAACGTTGTGCTCCGGCGGCAGGGCGGGAAACGGGCGAGGCAGCATGGCACTCCGGATCGGCGCAGGTGGCGGGATGCTGTGGGAGAAAACCCGCACGGCGCGCCGGGCCTCATGCGCAGGCCCGGTGCGTCGCGTGGCGGAGGCGGCAGGCTATTTCAGCTGCGTTTCCCATTCGTTGGTTTCGAACCAGTAGTGCTTGCGCTCCTTCAGCCAGCCCTCGGCATCCATCAGGCGGATCCAGTTGTCGAACACGTTCAGGGTGTCCACGTCGCCCTTGCGCACGGCAAAGGCCACCGGCTCGCTGGTGAAGGTGCCGGGCACGGGCAGGAACAGCTTGTCCGGGTTCTTCAGCACCTCGAATGCGGGCAGCGGCGCGCTGGAAACCATGGCATGGGCACGGCCGGACAACACTTCCTGGATGGCCGGGGCCTCGTCGTCGAACAGGCGCAGGGTGGCCCTTGGCAGGCGCTTTTTGGCTGCCGCCGCCGCAGTGCTGCC
Proteins encoded in this window:
- a CDS encoding amino acid ABC transporter permease, coding for MLPRPFPALPPEHNVPAFPPRAPLPPHPPHRGREDDGARRGPALEAPTAVEDFLAPPAARRLDAALLALLLGAGAWLFWNAADRLDYHWNWGVVWQFLLRHDTQQGAAGGWVPGTLTQGLLVTLRLGLWSTLLALCIGTGMGLLRASPRLFRRMVARTYVEGVRNLPPLVLVFIFHFFVSSQFAPLLAGLFTPVANAATALLPSLAHPDAWGWLARASALLLAPPGQLPVFLSGVIVLGLYEGAYITEIVRAGLEGVGRGQWEASASTGLTRRQQLRHVILPQAFRLIVPPLAGQFISTIKDSAILSVISIRELTFQGMELMAATYLTFEIWLTVAALYLVLTFSCSLAARHVERRLRRAM